In one window of Anaerolineae bacterium DNA:
- a CDS encoding SH3 domain-containing protein: MKNTDWHNQRTTPTRRPRRLEEVSTAEVGVPIAWVIIGALAGLLVIGLVGLGVVNIVRKQAITPTPPTIPGLAPTQPVAAQATPEPQATPTIPPVVTLPPTPSPSPSPTETPLPVAPDELAPGGYAQVTDTEGAGLSLRAGPGTNNARLATVPEGSVLLILDGPRDDENLENYTWWFLRDADGTEGWAVQGFLRPSLPPPEQ, encoded by the coding sequence ATGAAAAATACAGATTGGCATAATCAGCGAACAACGCCCACCCGTCGCCCGCGCCGTTTGGAAGAAGTGAGCACGGCTGAAGTGGGTGTGCCCATAGCCTGGGTGATCATTGGCGCGCTGGCCGGCCTGCTGGTCATTGGCCTGGTTGGATTGGGCGTGGTCAATATTGTCCGCAAACAAGCGATTACGCCAACACCGCCAACCATTCCCGGTTTGGCCCCCACCCAACCGGTTGCCGCCCAAGCCACACCCGAACCACAAGCTACCCCTACCATTCCCCCGGTGGTCACCTTGCCCCCTACCCCCAGCCCCAGCCCCAGCCCCACCGAAACTCCCCTGCCGGTTGCGCCCGACGAGTTAGCCCCAGGCGGTTACGCCCAGGTAACCGACACCGAAGGCGCCGGGCTTAGTCTCCGGGCCGGGCCGGGCACAAACAATGCCCGTTTGGCCACAGTGCCGGAAGGGTCTGTTTTATTGATTCTCGACGGCCCCCGGGACGATGAAAATCTGGAAAACTACACCTGGTGGTTTTTGCGCGATGCCGATGGCACGGAAGGCTGGGCGGTGCAAGGCTTTTTAAGGCCCAGTTTACCTCCCCCGGAACAATAG
- a CDS encoding SpoIIE family protein phosphatase — MAQQSESLRAALELALGLLPEEDLLTLTRVVITKDYPAGSIICREGDLEDIFYIIQDGKVAFTKRTTDGEQFLGLKGRGEFFGELGVLDHAPRAATVHAISDCALIEIREETLDQILSRNPSVARAIMRGLTRSMRDTDKITIAELQLKNYELARTLENLRAAQAELLRRERLKRDLEIAAQVHNSILPTSFPQVPGFEFAAVARPAREIGGDLYDVVDMGDNQVGIVMADASGKSVQAAIYMAVVRALFLSETNARLSPSETAHRIHNLLMNVSTAEMFVTAFYATINSNTRQMKYVRAGHDRPVYYHAATGEVSLLDPLGRFLGLLPDLIVEEEELTIKKGDVLVCYSDGVTDATHPEDNELYGLERLLKIVAREGHRSAPELVNFIMNDIDQFRGSEEQPDDLTLLVTKAI; from the coding sequence GTGGCCCAGCAGAGTGAGAGTCTCCGGGCGGCGCTGGAACTTGCGCTTGGCCTTCTCCCCGAAGAAGACCTCCTTACTTTAACAAGAGTTGTCATTACCAAAGACTATCCGGCGGGTTCCATTATTTGTCGTGAGGGGGATTTGGAAGATATTTTTTATATCATCCAAGACGGCAAAGTTGCCTTTACCAAAAGAACCACCGACGGAGAACAATTTTTGGGCCTCAAAGGTAGGGGTGAGTTTTTTGGCGAACTGGGGGTGTTAGACCACGCCCCTCGCGCCGCCACGGTCCATGCCATTTCCGATTGCGCTTTGATTGAGATCCGGGAAGAAACCCTGGACCAAATCTTATCCCGTAACCCCTCGGTGGCGCGGGCCATTATGCGGGGCCTCACCCGTAGCATGCGCGATACCGATAAAATTACCATTGCCGAACTGCAACTTAAAAATTACGAATTAGCCAGAACCCTGGAAAATCTGCGGGCCGCCCAGGCGGAATTGCTGCGCCGGGAACGCCTGAAACGCGATCTTGAAATTGCGGCGCAGGTTCATAACAGTATCCTGCCCACCTCTTTTCCCCAAGTGCCCGGCTTTGAATTTGCGGCCGTGGCTCGACCGGCGCGTGAGATTGGCGGCGACCTTTACGACGTAGTGGATATGGGCGACAACCAGGTTGGCATTGTAATGGCCGACGCCTCCGGCAAGAGCGTGCAGGCGGCCATTTATATGGCCGTGGTTCGGGCTTTGTTTTTAAGCGAAACCAACGCCAGGCTCTCTCCATCCGAAACCGCCCACCGTATTCACAACCTCCTGATGAATGTCTCCACCGCCGAAATGTTTGTTACGGCTTTCTACGCCACCATAAACAGCAACACCCGCCAGATGAAATATGTCCGGGCCGGGCACGACCGGCCGGTGTATTATCACGCCGCCACAGGCGAGGTCAGTTTGCTTGACCCCCTGGGGCGTTTTTTGGGTTTATTGCCCGATTTGATTGTCGAAGAAGAGGAATTGACCATAAAAAAGGGGGATGTGCTGGTTTGTTACAGTGACGGCGTGACCGATGCGACTCACCCGGAGGACAATGAACTGTACGGCCTGGAACGTTTGTTGAAGATTGTCGCCAGAGAAGGCCACCGTTCTGCCCCGGAATTGGTAAACTTCATTATGAATGATATAGATCAATTCAGGGGCAGCGAGGAACAACCGGATGATCTGACCCTGTTGGTGACCAAAGCAATTTAG
- a CDS encoding response regulator, with amino-acid sequence MANILYAEDDRDCRELFAFSLRQKEHRVHEAINGAQAVQIVREEPIDVAILDVRMPMMTGYDAARIIAQEGPDIPVVFLSAKGLRREVTMGFECGPAVVDYLIKPITPQQLVDRVENILESCRIRGLEAVREENMSRELAVIEW; translated from the coding sequence ATGGCTAATATTCTTTATGCCGAAGACGACCGGGACTGTCGAGAACTTTTTGCCTTTAGCCTGAGACAAAAAGAGCATAGAGTACATGAGGCCATCAACGGCGCGCAGGCCGTCCAGATTGTGCGGGAGGAGCCGATAGATGTAGCTATTCTGGACGTGCGCATGCCTATGATGACGGGTTATGACGCGGCGCGGATCATCGCTCAAGAAGGGCCTGATATTCCCGTGGTTTTTTTAAGCGCCAAAGGCTTACGCCGGGAAGTGACGATGGGCTTTGAGTGCGGCCCGGCCGTGGTAGATTATCTGATCAAGCCGATCACGCCCCAACAACTGGTAGACCGCGTTGAAAATATTTTGGAAAGCTGCCGTATCCGCGGACTGGAAGCCGTACGCGAGGAGAATATGTCTCGCGAGTTAGCCGTTATTGAGTGGTAA
- a CDS encoding peptidylprolyl isomerase yields MTQAKNGDTVKIHYTGKFEDGTEFATSINDGPLQFTIGQGEAIPGLEQAVIGMSPGESKTAEILAAQAYGPYQKSKVREVNRDQFPPHLNLQVGKILTTRKANGDKVRHIVTTVSETNVTIDANHPLAGEDLIFDIQLIEIV; encoded by the coding sequence ATGACACAAGCAAAAAATGGTGATACAGTTAAGATTCACTACACCGGCAAATTTGAAGATGGCACAGAATTTGCCACCTCGATAAATGACGGCCCTTTGCAATTTACAATAGGCCAAGGAGAGGCCATCCCCGGTCTTGAACAGGCCGTCATAGGTATGAGTCCGGGCGAATCAAAAACCGCAGAAATTTTGGCCGCACAAGCTTATGGTCCGTACCAGAAGAGTAAGGTGAGAGAAGTCAATCGAGATCAATTTCCGCCGCACCTAAACTTACAGGTTGGTAAGATTCTGACAACGCGTAAAGCTAATGGTGATAAAGTGAGACATATTGTGACGACTGTATCTGAAACAAACGTAACTATAGATGCAAATCATCCTTTAGCCGGGGAAGATCTAATTTTTGACATTCAGCTCATAGAGATTGTTTAA
- a CDS encoding RNA-binding protein, which produces MNKKLYVGNLSYETTEAELQKLFIEVGPVVSATIITDRSSGRSKGFGFIEMETEQAAQEAIERLNNQEINQRSITVSEARPPKERSFGGGERRSGPGGGRGRSSRGGDRRRY; this is translated from the coding sequence ATGAATAAAAAACTTTACGTAGGTAATCTCAGTTACGAAACAACCGAAGCCGAACTGCAGAAATTGTTTATCGAGGTGGGGCCGGTTGTATCAGCCACCATCATTACCGACCGATCTTCGGGCCGGTCCAAGGGCTTTGGTTTTATCGAGATGGAAACTGAACAGGCTGCTCAAGAGGCCATTGAACGGTTGAATAATCAGGAAATCAATCAGCGCAGCATCACCGTTAGTGAAGCGCGCCCTCCCAAAGAACGTTCTTTTGGAGGAGGGGAAAGACGTAGTGGCCCAGGTGGTGGGCGCGGTAGGTCCTCTCGCGGTGGCGACCGCCGCCGTTATTAA
- a CDS encoding cold-shock protein, with amino-acid sequence MSERIIGTVKWFNAGKGYGFIEQENGEDVFVHYSALQSEGFRSLAEGQRVEFSVEQGPKGLQASNVVAR; translated from the coding sequence ATGTCTGAACGAATTATCGGTACCGTCAAGTGGTTCAACGCCGGTAAAGGGTATGGGTTTATTGAACAGGAGAATGGGGAAGATGTTTTTGTGCATTACTCTGCGCTCCAGTCTGAAGGCTTTCGCTCCCTGGCTGAAGGTCAGCGCGTTGAGTTTAGCGTTGAGCAGGGGCCTAAGGGCCTCCAGGCCAGCAACGTTGTAGCCCGGTAG
- a CDS encoding threonine synthase: protein MSTDNLPAQPPATISLQCIRCQNSYPADKVRYLCDCGGLLDVWHDLEALRPQISRGLFDGRLSGAPGPRVAPTANSGVWRYREIILPATVNTIVSRPEGNTTLYEHPRLSKWVGSDRLFLKHEGENPTGSFKDRGMTVGVTQAKLIGAKAVACASTGNTSASLAAYAALADIPALIFIPAGKIAAGKLAQALAYGAHTLQIQGDFDDAMTLVRQVCDELGIYLLNSLNPFRLEGQKSIVFEILQGFQWQPPDWIVLPAGNLGNTAAFGKALYEAQQLGLVERIPRLVAVQAEGASPFYQSYQHNFVERKTVKAQTVATAIRIGNPVSYERAIRTLGWTDGLVITVTDDEIMDAKAIVDGVGIGCEPASAASVAGIRQLIAAGVIKPEETVIGILTGNLLKDPTATVDYHTGAWPNAQFANQPVQIAADLAAVRKVLEKRL from the coding sequence ATGTCCACCGACAACTTACCCGCCCAACCACCCGCGACCATCTCCCTGCAATGTATTCGCTGCCAAAATTCATATCCGGCCGATAAAGTTCGCTACCTGTGCGACTGTGGCGGCCTGCTAGATGTGTGGCATGATCTGGAGGCGTTGCGCCCGCAAATTAGCCGGGGCCTTTTTGATGGCCGGCTGAGCGGCGCCCCCGGCCCCCGGGTTGCGCCCACGGCCAACTCCGGCGTTTGGCGCTATCGCGAAATCATCCTTCCGGCTACGGTCAACACTATCGTTTCCCGGCCCGAAGGCAACACCACCCTGTACGAACACCCCCGCCTGTCCAAATGGGTCGGTTCAGACCGTCTCTTTCTCAAACACGAAGGCGAGAATCCCACCGGCTCTTTCAAAGATCGGGGCATGACCGTGGGAGTAACCCAGGCCAAATTGATCGGGGCCAAAGCGGTGGCCTGCGCCTCTACCGGCAACACCTCCGCTTCCCTGGCGGCCTATGCGGCTCTGGCCGACATTCCGGCCTTAATTTTTATTCCTGCCGGAAAAATCGCCGCGGGGAAATTGGCCCAGGCTTTGGCCTACGGGGCGCACACCTTGCAAATCCAGGGTGATTTTGACGACGCTATGACACTGGTTCGCCAAGTTTGCGACGAACTGGGCATTTATCTGCTCAACTCGCTCAACCCCTTCCGCCTGGAAGGTCAAAAATCTATTGTGTTTGAAATTCTCCAGGGGTTTCAGTGGCAGCCGCCCGATTGGATTGTGCTGCCCGCCGGCAACCTGGGCAATACCGCCGCCTTTGGCAAAGCCCTGTACGAAGCCCAACAACTGGGCCTGGTGGAACGCATTCCGCGCCTTGTCGCGGTGCAGGCCGAAGGGGCCAGCCCCTTCTACCAGAGTTACCAGCACAACTTTGTTGAGCGCAAAACCGTCAAGGCCCAAACCGTTGCCACGGCCATTCGTATCGGCAACCCGGTCAGCTATGAGCGTGCCATCCGTACCCTGGGCTGGACCGATGGTTTGGTGATCACAGTAACCGACGATGAAATCATGGACGCCAAAGCCATAGTGGATGGGGTGGGCATTGGCTGCGAACCGGCCTCGGCGGCCTCGGTGGCCGGTATTCGCCAACTGATTGCCGCCGGGGTCATCAAACCGGAAGAAACCGTCATCGGCATTCTCACCGGCAACCTGCTCAAAGACCCCACCGCCACGGTTGATTACCATACCGGGGCCTGGCCCAACGCTCAATTCGCCAATCAGCCGGTGCAAATAGCCGCAGATCTGGCGGCGGTACGAAAGGTACTGGAGAAACGGTTATGA
- a CDS encoding PD40 domain-containing protein, with protein MSEITNPYRPDEPVVDSTMLFGRQDAADWLELQITNNARTLVFTGQPLIGKTSFIKHAGVLQNFSAVNLLVSLLEPPSFPQAAMDKKKKQPPDGHKGQLAIDAILQQVIEQLIPQLTQLHLVNPQPIDAAMPPTTVLHNLFAQANRQVGQNRPILYLDNLHLLITEDRALLATFLSAFIPVLDVCPPLHLVFTVNQDKLKNMRHPLLDAAPTFSLTPLTADASVNMITQPVRHILRFDYGIPRRIAEVNSHHPYYLCLFCHTLLKRQGHDGWVNQRDFDSVLGEVLDSPIEPFKQIWEESSWAERAVLAGMAAMQGKHGPMTQEEVIRFLQRQNDAVIPEVVVEALQTLAERGVLTPMGAVSYRFYVELLRFWLREYTQPAETLKEVDWGRLASQSKTRAQKSQSPTAAQSRQAARETRPTRRRIFWPVFLVLLIIVCLLAGGGILAAQFFNVPLAFLSTPTATPTATPKSLTGAATTGPLTPNAPAEPTATPTPTPALVVKRTLPSITYMGRDIGQSWRIYVMDADGSNVTPLSPEGVDGTAPTWSPDGQRIAFVSQRDGNREIYVMEANCASLPKGCGPSAVNVTRHPADDWTPAWSPDGAQLAFSSLREGSWEIFIMDTACLDVPETCRDNLTQITTDGNLNISPVWSPDGSRLAFNSKASGNWDIYTMTPTGSDIRQITTAPGNDLSPAWSPDGTQIAYEANQEGNVEIYIIDANGGGPPQNISNVSTANDHGPTWSPDGQFLVFYSNREGNWDIFSISLDGQNVTNLTQTPNPDDPQTPYRDEQTPAWRP; from the coding sequence TTGAGCGAGATAACCAATCCCTACCGGCCGGATGAGCCGGTTGTAGATTCAACCATGCTTTTTGGGCGGCAAGATGCAGCCGATTGGCTTGAATTGCAGATAACCAATAACGCCCGCACGCTGGTTTTTACCGGACAGCCTCTCATTGGCAAAACCTCATTTATCAAACACGCGGGCGTCCTGCAAAATTTCAGTGCCGTTAACTTGCTGGTCTCCCTGCTGGAGCCGCCAAGCTTTCCCCAAGCGGCTATGGACAAAAAGAAAAAACAGCCCCCCGACGGGCACAAAGGGCAACTGGCTATTGACGCCATCTTACAACAAGTTATTGAACAACTGATACCCCAGTTGACACAACTCCATCTGGTAAATCCTCAACCCATTGACGCCGCTATGCCCCCCACCACCGTCCTGCACAATTTGTTTGCCCAGGCTAACCGGCAGGTGGGCCAAAATCGCCCCATCCTGTATCTTGACAACCTGCATCTTCTTATTACCGAGGACCGGGCCTTGTTAGCCACCTTTCTATCTGCGTTCATCCCGGTGTTAGATGTTTGTCCGCCGCTCCACCTGGTTTTCACCGTTAATCAGGACAAATTAAAAAACATGCGGCATCCTTTGCTGGATGCCGCGCCTACATTTAGCCTGACCCCCCTCACCGCCGACGCCTCGGTTAACATGATTACCCAGCCGGTGCGGCACATCCTGCGTTTTGATTACGGCATTCCCCGGCGCATTGCCGAAGTTAACTCCCACCATCCCTACTATCTCTGCCTGTTCTGCCACACTCTACTCAAGCGGCAGGGACATGACGGCTGGGTCAATCAACGGGATTTCGACTCGGTGTTAGGGGAAGTTCTGGACTCGCCCATTGAGCCGTTTAAACAAATCTGGGAAGAATCGAGTTGGGCCGAACGAGCCGTGCTGGCCGGTATGGCCGCCATGCAAGGCAAACACGGCCCTATGACCCAGGAAGAGGTAATCCGTTTTTTACAGCGCCAAAATGATGCCGTTATCCCCGAAGTGGTGGTGGAAGCTCTGCAAACCCTGGCCGAGCGAGGCGTACTCACGCCAATGGGCGCAGTCAGTTACCGTTTTTACGTTGAACTGTTACGCTTTTGGCTGCGCGAATACACCCAGCCCGCCGAAACCCTCAAAGAAGTGGATTGGGGACGCCTGGCCTCGCAGAGCAAAACGCGCGCCCAAAAATCTCAATCGCCAACCGCGGCCCAGTCTCGCCAGGCGGCCAGGGAAACCCGGCCAACCAGAAGGCGCATCTTTTGGCCGGTGTTCCTCGTTTTATTGATCATAGTGTGTTTACTGGCCGGCGGCGGTATTCTTGCCGCTCAATTTTTTAACGTGCCCTTGGCTTTTTTGTCCACGCCCACAGCGACCCCCACGGCCACGCCCAAAAGTCTAACCGGAGCAGCTACCACCGGCCCCCTCACCCCCAACGCTCCGGCGGAACCAACAGCCACCCCTACGCCCACCCCGGCGCTGGTGGTCAAACGCACCCTGCCTTCCATCACCTACATGGGGCGGGATATTGGCCAGAGTTGGCGCATTTACGTAATGGACGCGGACGGCTCAAACGTCACCCCCCTCTCCCCGGAAGGAGTGGACGGCACCGCGCCCACTTGGTCGCCCGATGGCCAGCGGATAGCCTTTGTTTCCCAACGCGACGGCAATCGAGAAATTTATGTAATGGAGGCCAACTGCGCCAGCCTGCCCAAAGGATGCGGCCCATCGGCCGTCAACGTTACCCGCCACCCGGCAGACGATTGGACCCCCGCCTGGTCGCCCGACGGGGCGCAACTGGCCTTTTCCTCCCTGCGCGAGGGCAGTTGGGAAATTTTTATCATGGACACGGCCTGCCTGGACGTCCCCGAAACGTGCCGGGATAACCTAACTCAAATCACAACCGATGGCAACCTTAATATCTCGCCGGTCTGGTCGCCGGACGGCAGCCGCCTGGCCTTTAATAGTAAAGCGAGCGGTAATTGGGATATTTACACCATGACCCCTACTGGCTCCGACATCCGACAGATTACGACCGCCCCGGGCAATGACCTATCGCCGGCCTGGTCGCCCGACGGGACGCAGATTGCCTACGAAGCCAATCAAGAGGGTAATGTAGAAATCTATATCATTGACGCTAACGGCGGCGGGCCGCCTCAAAATATATCCAATGTTTCCACCGCCAATGATCACGGCCCAACCTGGTCGCCCGACGGCCAATTTCTTGTTTTCTATTCCAACCGCGAGGGCAATTGGGACATCTTCTCAATCTCGCTCGACGGCCAAAACGTCACCAATCTCACCCAAACCCCCAACCCAGATGATCCCCAAACCCCCTACCGTGACGAGCAAACGCCGGCCTGGCGGCCTTAA
- a CDS encoding methyltransferase domain-containing protein, producing MTMLPQWFIKLGFHLLYYQMAWTYDLVAWSVSFGQWSAWRRLALQFMRPGPTLELAYGTGAFFIDMLEAGYRPVGIDLSPYMARLAGHRLRRHQYALPLSRAKAQGIPFPANYFYNVVATFPTDYMMAEQTLAEINRVLKTPQAGSPPGRLVVVAEGQLRGPWPLRPLLDWLYRVTGQRDLPRHKALTLLAQHNFAGRWEKVEVEGAIAHLVIADKT from the coding sequence TTGACTATGCTCCCTCAGTGGTTCATCAAACTCGGCTTTCATCTGTTATATTATCAAATGGCCTGGACCTACGACCTGGTGGCCTGGTCTGTTTCCTTTGGCCAATGGTCGGCCTGGCGACGGCTGGCCCTGCAATTTATGCGGCCGGGGCCAACCTTAGAACTGGCCTATGGCACCGGCGCTTTTTTTATTGACATGCTGGAAGCGGGCTACCGGCCGGTGGGCATTGACCTCTCGCCCTATATGGCCCGCCTGGCCGGCCACCGGCTCCGCCGCCACCAGTACGCCCTGCCTCTCAGCCGGGCCAAGGCCCAGGGGATTCCTTTTCCGGCCAATTATTTTTATAACGTTGTGGCCACCTTTCCCACCGATTATATGATGGCAGAGCAAACCCTTGCGGAGATCAACCGGGTTTTAAAAACCCCTCAGGCCGGCTCTCCCCCTGGCCGGCTGGTGGTAGTGGCCGAAGGACAACTGCGCGGCCCCTGGCCCCTGCGTCCGTTGTTGGATTGGCTCTACCGGGTAACCGGCCAGCGCGACCTTCCCCGCCATAAAGCCCTCACCTTGCTGGCGCAGCACAACTTTGCGGGTCGTTGGGAAAAGGTAGAAGTAGAGGGAGCGATTGCCCATCTGGTTATTGCCGACAAAACGTAA
- a CDS encoding diacylglycerol kinase family lipid kinase — translation MAVSVKIILNPVSGRWSEQVKIDKLKPALLVAGLDYALETSKSIDHCLELAARARQEGWPVVVAAGGDSTISSVANGLIQAGGENEVGTLGIIPFGTANDLADMLGLPRDTTAACRRLAAGNTRLIDVGQVNGRYFVNNSAIGLEPMVTLTQDQMRWVKGELRYLLAALKVIATAAAWSMRLTWDSGEYTGPAVLVSVGNSPRTGGVFYMTPKAVLDDGLLDFVYAQGLNRRELLTLLPKTFKGEHIHHPRVANLKTTFLAITTSPGTPIQADGEVFAKNAIEINYRIIPQKLRVIV, via the coding sequence GTGGCCGTCAGCGTCAAAATAATTCTGAATCCGGTCAGTGGCCGCTGGTCAGAGCAGGTTAAAATAGACAAGCTCAAGCCGGCGCTTCTGGTCGCCGGCCTTGACTATGCGCTTGAAACAAGCAAGAGCATAGACCACTGCCTTGAATTGGCCGCCCGGGCCCGGCAAGAGGGCTGGCCGGTGGTGGTGGCCGCCGGCGGCGATAGCACCATCAGCAGCGTGGCCAACGGCTTAATTCAGGCCGGAGGAGAAAACGAAGTGGGCACCCTGGGCATTATCCCCTTTGGCACGGCCAATGATCTGGCCGACATGCTGGGCCTGCCCCGCGATACCACCGCTGCCTGCCGGCGCCTGGCGGCCGGTAACACCCGGCTGATTGACGTAGGCCAGGTCAATGGCCGCTACTTTGTCAACAATTCGGCCATTGGCCTGGAGCCAATGGTCACCCTAACCCAGGACCAAATGCGCTGGGTGAAAGGAGAACTGCGTTATCTGCTGGCGGCGCTGAAAGTTATTGCGACCGCCGCCGCCTGGTCAATGCGCCTGACCTGGGATAGCGGCGAATACACCGGCCCGGCGGTGCTGGTTTCGGTAGGCAACAGCCCCCGGACCGGCGGCGTTTTTTATATGACCCCCAAAGCCGTGCTGGACGATGGCCTGTTGGATTTTGTATATGCCCAAGGTCTCAATCGCCGGGAATTGCTGACACTCTTACCCAAAACCTTCAAAGGCGAACATATTCATCATCCCCGGGTGGCCAACCTAAAAACAACATTTCTGGCTATCACCACCTCGCCCGGCACCCCCATCCAGGCCGATGGCGAAGTATTTGCCAAAAACGCCATCGAAATCAACTACCGGATCATTCCCCAAAAATTACGGGTAATCGTTTGA
- a CDS encoding aminotransferase class I/II-fold pyridoxal phosphate-dependent enzyme — protein sequence MAFPRDGTNPIAWRIEQMNERIRSAKGQDLYLYLQPAEAIDGMYVTINGRKMLQFASYAYLNLLGHPKIQAAARAALDEFGSGTHGVRILAGTTRLHVELEETIARFKKTEDAMALASGYVTNLGTIAALLGRGDVVISDKLNHASIVDGCLLSRSKFTRFEHNNMESLEKALAEVPPKAGKLVVTDAVFSMDGDIVNLPEMIRLCKKYDALLMVDEAHSVGVLGKTGHGIVEYFGLEGDDIDIHMGTLSKTIPSIGGYIAGRSELITYLRHTIRSFVFSAALPPASAAAAKASFDVIEEEPERVQALQANVDYFIKGLQERGFNTLNSETPIVPIIAGDDERAWLMAKLSQEKDIFVLPVVSPAVPANTSRLRANVTAGHTIAEIERAMDIFEEAGKAVGVLAG from the coding sequence ATGGCTTTTCCACGTGACGGTACTAACCCCATCGCCTGGCGCATTGAACAAATGAACGAGCGCATCCGCTCGGCCAAAGGGCAAGACCTCTATCTTTATTTGCAACCAGCCGAGGCCATAGATGGTATGTATGTGACCATCAATGGCCGCAAAATGCTACAGTTTGCCTCTTATGCTTATCTGAACCTGCTGGGCCATCCCAAAATTCAAGCTGCGGCTCGCGCCGCTTTGGACGAATTTGGCTCCGGCACGCACGGGGTTCGCATTTTGGCCGGGACCACCCGGCTGCATGTTGAACTGGAAGAAACCATTGCCCGCTTCAAAAAAACCGAAGACGCCATGGCCCTGGCCAGCGGCTATGTAACCAACCTGGGCACCATCGCGGCTTTGCTTGGTCGCGGCGATGTGGTTATCTCCGACAAACTCAACCACGCCAGTATTGTGGATGGCTGCCTGCTCTCTCGCTCCAAGTTCACCCGGTTTGAACACAACAACATGGAATCGTTGGAGAAGGCGCTGGCCGAAGTTCCCCCCAAAGCCGGTAAATTAGTGGTCACCGACGCCGTTTTTAGCATGGACGGCGATATTGTCAACCTGCCTGAAATGATTCGCCTGTGCAAAAAGTACGATGCCTTGTTAATGGTAGACGAAGCCCACTCGGTAGGGGTATTGGGTAAAACTGGCCATGGGATTGTGGAATATTTTGGCCTGGAGGGGGACGATATTGACATTCACATGGGCACTCTCAGCAAAACCATTCCCAGCATTGGCGGCTACATTGCCGGGCGTTCAGAGTTGATCACCTATCTACGGCACACTATTCGCTCCTTTGTCTTTTCTGCCGCTTTGCCCCCGGCCTCGGCCGCCGCAGCCAAAGCCTCTTTTGACGTTATTGAGGAGGAACCGGAACGGGTGCAGGCGCTCCAGGCCAATGTGGACTATTTTATCAAAGGCCTGCAAGAACGCGGCTTTAACACCCTCAACAGCGAAACGCCCATTGTGCCTATCATTGCCGGCGATGACGAGCGGGCCTGGTTGATGGCCAAATTGTCCCAGGAAAAAGACATTTTTGTTCTGCCGGTTGTTTCTCCGGCCGTGCCGGCCAATACCAGCCGCCTGAGAGCCAATGTTACCGCCGGACATACCATCGCCGAAATTGAACGAGCCATGGATATTTTTGAAGAGGCAGGCAAGGCGGTCGGCGTGTTAGCTGGTTAG
- the radC gene encoding DNA repair protein RadC: MTDEAAPTYYLTIPDLPVDERPRERLKNYGASALSNAELLAILLRVGAPGENAVNLGTRLLIEFGGLAGLAKVGFHELTEVKGLGLAKTAQLKASLELGRRLLLASPDARPQITCPADVANLLMLEMGCLEQENLRVLLLDTKNRVLGNKTIYVGNVNSSIIRIGEVFREAVRHNATALILAHNHPSGDPTPSPEDVQVTRSVVEAGVLLGIEVLDHLVIGHQRFVSLKERGLGFDG; encoded by the coding sequence ATGACCGACGAAGCAGCACCCACCTACTACCTGACCATTCCAGATCTTCCGGTTGACGAACGTCCACGGGAACGACTAAAAAATTATGGCGCGTCGGCGTTATCCAATGCCGAATTACTGGCTATTTTGTTAAGAGTGGGCGCGCCTGGCGAAAATGCCGTGAACCTGGGCACCCGTTTACTCATTGAATTTGGCGGTTTAGCCGGACTGGCCAAAGTTGGTTTTCATGAACTAACAGAGGTCAAAGGATTAGGCCTGGCCAAAACGGCCCAACTCAAAGCATCGCTGGAGTTGGGCCGGCGTTTGCTCCTGGCCTCACCCGATGCGCGACCTCAAATCACTTGCCCCGCCGATGTGGCCAATCTTCTGATGCTGGAAATGGGCTGCCTGGAACAGGAAAACCTGCGGGTGCTGCTGCTTGATACCAAAAACAGGGTGTTGGGCAATAAAACCATTTATGTAGGCAATGTTAATAGTTCAATCATCCGCATCGGCGAGGTTTTCCGCGAGGCAGTGAGGCACAACGCCACCGCTTTGATTTTGGCGCATAATCATCCCTCCGGCGACCCCACCCCTTCGCCGGAAGACGTTCAGGTGACGCGCTCGGTGGTGGAAGCCGGTGTGTTGCTGGGCATTGAGGTCCTGGATCACCTGGTCATTGGTCATCAGCGTTTTGTCAGCCTGAAAGAACGCGGCTTGGGATTTGATGGTTAA